A portion of the Glycine max cultivar Williams 82 chromosome 10, Glycine_max_v4.0, whole genome shotgun sequence genome contains these proteins:
- the LOC121172932 gene encoding uncharacterized protein — protein sequence MEHKAYWALKFLNFDEALLGQKRKLQLLELEEMRLNAYESSRLYKENVKAYHDKKLLKKDFRPGQQVLLFNSRLKLFPGKLKCKWCGPFTIKEVKPYGAVELFDPESETLDRTWIVNGQRLKLYHGGNIKRLTIIMQLQDP from the coding sequence ATGGAACACAAGGCATACTGGGCTctgaaatttcttaattttgatgAGGCTTTATTAGGGCAAAAGAGGAAGTTACAACTCTTGGAGTTGGAAGAAATGAGATTGAATGCGTATGAGTCTTCAAGGTTGTACAAAGAAAACGTGAAGGCATATCATGACAAGAAGCTGCTCAAGAAGGACTTTAGGCCAGGACAACAAGTGTTGCTgtttaattcaagattgaagtTGTTTCCAGGCAAGCTAAAGTGTAAATGGTGTGGACCTTTCACCATTAAGGAAGTCAAACCATATGGAGCAGTGGAATTATTCGACCCTGAATCAGAAACTTTGGATAGAACATGGATAGTAAATGGTCAGAGGTTAAAGCTGTACCATGGTGGGAACATTAAGAGGCTGACCATCATTATGCAATTACAAGACCCTTAG